The genomic segment CGAGCAGTGGGGTGTCGAAACGCGCAACGTCGACTTCTTCGACGTCAAGGGAGATCTCGATGCGTTGTGCCATCCGCTGCTGCTCACCCTCGAGGCTGCCCGTCATCCTGCTCTGCACCCGGGGCGTGCGGCCCGCGTCTTTCTCGACGGCGAAGCTGTCGGCTGGCTGGGGGAACTGCATCCGCAATGGCAGCGCAAGTACGAGCTCCCGCTTGCCACCATCATCTTCGAGCTCGACGCCGAGCGCCTCCAGCAGCGGCCGGTTCCGCGCTACCGGGGACTCTCCCGCTTCCCGACGGTGCGGCGTGACCTGGCCCTCGTCGTCGACGAAAAGGTGGTCGCAGCAGCGCTGCAGGAATGCCTCCGCCGGGCCGCGCCAGAGCGCGTGACGGAGCTCGTACTGTTCGACGTATATCGCGGTAAGGGCTTGGATTATGGGAAGAAAAGCCTTGCGTTCCGGGTTGTGTTGCAAGATACTCGCAGGACTCTGACCGACGAGGAAGCGGATGCCGCGATCGCCACATTGATCGCTGCCGCGGAACAAGAATACGGTGCAAGGCTGCGTGCCTGATGGGCTTCCAAAGAAGGGGAAACAATGACGCTCACGAAAGCCGATCTAGCCGACATGCTGTTCGAGAAGGTCGGGCTCAACAAGCGCGAGGCGAAGGACATGGTGGAGTCCTTCTTCGAAGAGGTGCGCATCGCCCTGGAGGCGGGTGAAGGCGTAAAGCTCTCCGGTTTCGGCAACTTTCAGCTGCGCGACAAGCCACAGCGACCGGGTCGCAATCCCAAGACCGGGGAGGAGATCCCGATCACTGCGCGCCGCGTGGTGACCTTCCACGCGAGCCAGAAGCTGAAGGCGATGGTGGAGGAGAATGCCGATGGAGCCAACGCCGGCTAGGCAGCCGCTGCCGCCGATACCCGCCAAGCGCTATTTCACCATCGGCGAGGTCTCGGAGTTGTGCGGTGTCAAACCGCACGTCCTGCGTTACTGGGAGCAGGAGTTCGCCCAGTTGAAGCCGGTCAAGCGGCGCGGCAACCGACGCTACTACCAGCACCAGGAAGTCGTGCTCATCCGCCGCATCCGCCAGCTCCTGTACGAGGAAGGCTTCACCATCAGCGGTGCGCGCAATCGCCTGGACGCGGTTAGTCACGAGTCCGGCCGGCGCGCAGCCGGTACCGCAGCAGAGAAACTCGACGTCGCGCAGTTGAAGAACGAACTGCGTGGTCTGATCGAGTTCCTCCGCACGCCCTGAGCGCGGTTTCCGGCTGCTTGTTGTCGCCCTCGCGGGCAATTCCCGGCAGGGCCTTCTGCTATAATCGCGCGCTTTCGGGGCGTAGCGCAGCCTGGTAGCGTACCTGCATGGGGTGCAGGTGGTCGGGAGTTCGAATCTCCCCGCCCCGACCAAAAAAACAATGGCTTACCAGCCACCCCGGTAGAGTCTCACAGTTTTTGCTGTGAGACTTTCTGTGAGACTCTTTGGACTTTCACTCAGACCGTGCAGGATTGGTCCCAGGCCCAAGATTCAGTCCCACTGTTGCCGCTTCATTTCGCCCCAGAATTCGCCCCAAAGATCGGGCGGAGGCCCTGAGCCCGCCCCGAGGCCCTGAGCCCGCTGCCGAGGCCCCTGAGAGCCCGCTGCCGAGGCCCTGAGCCCGCTGCGGAGGCGATGTTAAAATGACCGGGACTCTCGATAAACAGATGTTAGGCGTCGAGGACACGGTGTGGTCGAGGAAGGCTTGTTTGAAGCGATGAGAACGCTTCGATCGTGGGCACACGAACGTACCTTCGTTCGCCGCGTGTGGGTGTTCGGCAGCCGTTTGAAGGGAGTCCATCGT from the Betaproteobacteria bacterium genome contains:
- a CDS encoding MerR family transcriptional regulator, which codes for MEPTPARQPLPPIPAKRYFTIGEVSELCGVKPHVLRYWEQEFAQLKPVKRRGNRRYYQHQEVVLIRRIRQLLYEEGFTISGARNRLDAVSHESGRRAAGTAAEKLDVAQLKNELRGLIEFLRTP
- a CDS encoding integration host factor subunit alpha, encoding MTLTKADLADMLFEKVGLNKREAKDMVESFFEEVRIALEAGEGVKLSGFGNFQLRDKPQRPGRNPKTGEEIPITARRVVTFHASQKLKAMVEENADGANAG